DNA from Microbacterium foliorum:
GTCGGGGCGCCCGAGACGGGAGGGGAACGGCACCTGCTGACCGAGCGAATCCTGGGCGGCCTGCGGCAGCCCCATCAGCATCGGGGTCTCCATGATGCCGGGCGCGATCGTGCAGACGCGGATGCCGTGGCGGGCGAGCTCACGGGCGACCGGCAGGGTCATCGCGTGCACGCCGCCCTTGGAGGCGGAGTAGGCGGGCTGACCGATCTGTCCGTCGAACGCCGCCACGCTCGCGGTGTTCACGATCACGCCGCGGTCGCCGTCGTCGGTCGGGTCGTTCTTCGCCATGACGGCTGCGGCCTGCGACAGCACGTTGAACGTGCCGACCAGGTTGATGCGCACGACGCGCTCGAAGTCGGCGAGCACGGCCGGGTTGCCCTCGCGGTCCAGCACCTTGGCGGGCGGGGCGATGCCCGCGCAGTTCACGACGATGCGCAGCGGGGCGGCCTCCTGGGCCCGGGCGGCGGCAGCGGCCGCGTCGTCCGCGTTCGTCACGTCGCCGGCGATGAACACCCCGCCGAGCTCGGCGGCGATCTCGGCACCGGATGACGACGGCAGGTCGAGGATGGTGACGGCGGCGCCGGCGGTGGCGAGCCTGCGCGCGGTGGCGAGGCCCAGACCGGACGCACCGCCGGTGATGAGAGCGCTCGAGCCCTGGATCTGCATGCGGTTCTCCTTCGAACGTGTGCGACTCAGTGTCAGTTTAGCTGATTCGGAGTGTCAGACTGCGCCCGGGCCGCACGGAGACGGCGAGCCGCCCCCGAGCCTACGCCGCGGAAGGCCGACGGGGAGGCCGCACGAGAGAATGGCCCTGCATCCGCCACCGATACGAAGAGGACCCGCACCATGAGCATCCCCGGCCAGGCCGTCGAGATCCCGGCCGTCGTGCGGTCCCTCGCCGGCGACGCCGCCCTGACCCCCGTCTGGGTGAACGGCATCGGCGGCCTCACCTTCCGCACCGACGACGGACGCTACATCAAGTGGGGTCCGCACGACGCCGAGGCGAACATGCGCGACGAGGCCGAGCGCATGCGCTGGGCTCGGCGGTGGATCGAGGTCCCCGAGGTGCTCGATCAGGGGCAGGACGCGACCCACGAGTGGCTGGTCACCGCGGCGCTGCCGGGCGTCAGCGCCGTCGACCCCCGATGGGCCGACGAGCCCGCGACGGCGGTGCGCGCGGTCGGGAGGGCGCTGCGGAGTCTGCACGACGCCCTGCCCGTCGAGAGATGCCCCTGGGACTGGAGTCCGCAGTGGCGGATCTCGAACGCCCTCGAGCGCGGCGTCGTCGTGCCCGACGACCTGCACACGCCACCGAGCATCGACCGGCTCGTGGTGTGCCACGGCGATGCGTGCATGCCCAACACGCTTCTCGACGACGAGGGTCGCCCCCTCGCGCACGTCGACCTCGCAGCCCTCGGCGTCGCCGATCGCTGGGCGGACCTCGCCGCGGCCTCGATGAGCACGGAATGGAATGTCGGCCCCGGCTGGGCCGATGCACTCATCGAGGCCTACGGCGTCGCCCCCGATCGGGAGCGACTGGAGTACTACCGGAGGCTGTGGAACGAGACCTGAGCGTCAGTTCCCGCCGGCGGATTCGACCGGAGCATCCGCCCCTTCATGCAGCGCCACGCGGATCTCCGAGATCCGTCGACGATCCACGGCCGTGACGCGGATCGTCGCACCGGGCACCTCGACCGCATCGCCCACCACCGCGAGGCGTCCGAGCATCTCGGTGACGAACCCGGCGACCGTGTCCGACGCCCCTCGGGGCAGCGCGATGCCGGTGATCTCGGCGAAGTCCTGCAGATTCAGGCGGCCGTCGAGGGCACCGCCGGCAGCCGGCATGCGCTCCTCGGTGTCGTACTCGTCGAAGATCTCGCCGACGACCTCTTCGACGAGGTCTTCGAGGGTCACGATGCCGTCGGTTCCGCCGTACTCGTCGACGACGACCGCGATGTGGTGCGATGATGCCCGCAGGCGGGTCAGCGTCGGCAGCACCCCGGCCGTCGACGGGACGTACTCGACCGGGCGCATGAGCTCGACCACGGGTCGCTCGGCATCGGCCGCCGCGGCCTCGAACAGGTCGCGCACGTGCACGAACCCGACGATGTCGTCGAGCGAGGCGTCGATCACCGGGTATCGCGAGAACGGCAGCTCCCGCACCTGGGCGATCGCCTCGGCCAGGGGCGCGGCCCCGTCGAGCGCGACGACCTCGGGGCGAGGCCGCATGACCTCGCTCACCTGGCGTCCCCGCAGCGACAGCACGTCGTCGAGGATCCGTCGCTCCTCATCGGGCAGACTCTGGTGGGTCGCCACGATGTCGCGCAGCTCTTCGTCGCTGAGCTCGTCCGCCGCCTTGTTCGGGTCGCCGCCCAGCAGGCGCACGACCGCGTTCGTCGACACCGAGAGCAGCCAGATGACGGGTCGCATGACCGTCGCGAACCCGTCGAGCACGGGGGCGACCGCGTAGGCGAACTGCGCGTTGCGCTGGATGGCGAGGCGCTTGGGCACGAGCTCGCCCAGCACGAGAGACAGGTACGCGATCACGAGGGTGAGCAGCACCGTCGCGAGCGTCAGTGCCAGCGGTGCCGCGACGCCGAGATTCTCGAGCAGCGGCGCGACCGACGGGGCGATCGAGGTCGCACCGTAGGCCGCCGAGGCGAACCCGGCGACGGTCACGCCGATCTGCACCGCCGAGAGGAAGGTGTTGGGGTTCCTCGCCAGGCCCGCGACCTTCTCTCCGCGCTTGCCGCGAGCGGCGATCGCGTTGAGCTGGCTCTCGCGCAACGTGACGAGTGCCATCTCCGTCGCGGCGAACACTCCGCCGACGAGGACGAACACGAACACCAGGGCGATGTTGACCGCGAGATCGCCCATCAGCGGGTCACCTCGAGCGGTGCGGGGGTGCCCGAGGTCACTCGGGCACCGGGTCTGTCAGGGTCTGCGGACGCGTCGGAGCGGCGCGACTGGTTCACGAGTGTTCCTTCTGTGTGTCGGTGGTGAGGGGTGCAGAGGTCGAGGACGCGGCGGCATCGATCCGGTCGTCGCGGCGCGTCTTCATGAGGCTCGCGACGGTCGCCACGGCGATGGTCGCGCCGATGAACACGAGCGAGAACCAGATGGGGATCTCGGGCGCCCACAGCATCGGCTCACCGCCGTTGATGAACGGCAGCTCGTTGACGTGCATCGCGTGCAGCACGAGCTTGACGCCGATGAAGGCGAGGATGACCGCGAGCCCCTGCGCCAGGTAGACCAGGCGCTCGAGCAGGCCGCCGATGAGGAAGTACAGCTGGCGCAGACCCATGAGGGCGAAGGCGTTGGCCGTGAAGACGATGTACGCCTCTTCGGTCAGACCGTAGATCGCGGGGATCGAGTCGACCGCGAAGATCAGGTCGATGAAACCGATCGCGATGATCACGAGGAACATCGGGGTGAAGAAGCGCTTGCCGTCGCGCCGGACGGTGAGGCGGTCGCCGTTGTACTCGTTGCTCACGGGCAGGACGCGGCGAACGAGGCGCATGAAGCGGCCATTGGCCGGGTCGGACTCGCCGTGGGCGAAGGCCTGGCGGTAGGCGAGGAACAGCAGCAGCGCGCCGAAGAGGTAGAAGATCCAGGAGTAGTTCTCGATCAGAGCCGCGCCGAGCGCGATGAACGCCCCGCGCATGATCAGCGCGATGACGATTCCGATCATCAGCACCTTCTGCTGATACTTGCGCGGCACGGCGAAGCCGGTCATCACGATGAGGAAGACGAAGAGGTTGTCGATCGACAGCGCCTTCTCCGTGAGGTATCCGGCGAAGTACTCGCCGCCGTAGGTCCAGCCCGAGACCGTGCCGATTCCGACACCGAACAGCAGTGCGAGGCCGATGTAGAACGCCGACCAGCGGGCGGACTCGCCGATGGTGGGCTCATGGGGCTTTCGCACGTGGGCGAAGAACTCGTACACGAAGAAGGCGATCGTGACGGCGATCGTGATGATCCACACGAGAGGCGTGATGTTCAAGAGGTCTCCAGAAGACGTAGGCGTGACGATGTCGACGCCAAGGTCTTCTCCATCCTCGCGAACGAGGACCGGGGACCCGGGATGCAGGGACATCCGTAATGACGAGCCGCCCGTGGTGGAGTACTCCCCTTGGGTTCATTCGATGCTAGCGAATACATCGGCGCCCCAGCTATGAGAAAGCTGAATATCGGTCGGGGCTCGCACCGATCGGGCGCAGCCGTCCAGGCGCAGCCGATCAGGCGCAGCCGATCAGGCGGTCGGTCCGAGGATGAAGTTCCACGCGCCCGTCGCCACGGCCGCCACGATCGCCACGGCCGGGATGACCGCGGCGAGGAGCACCAGCAGGGTGTCGCGGCGATCCCACCTCGACTCGCGGGCCCAGGATCTCGGTGTCGGGCCGCCGAAGCCGCGCGCCTCCATCGCCGTCGCCAGAGAAGAGCCGCGCCGGATGGCGAGCACGAACAGGGCGAACGCCATGCCGAACGCGCGGCGCACCCGCCCCTCGTCGGCGACGCCCCGGGCACGCCGCGCCAGCGCGAGCGCACGCCAGTCATCGACGAGCAGACCGAGCATCCGC
Protein-coding regions in this window:
- a CDS encoding SDR family NAD(P)-dependent oxidoreductase, yielding MQIQGSSALITGGASGLGLATARRLATAGAAVTILDLPSSSGAEIAAELGGVFIAGDVTNADDAAAAAARAQEAAPLRIVVNCAGIAPPAKVLDREGNPAVLADFERVVRINLVGTFNVLSQAAAVMAKNDPTDDGDRGVIVNTASVAAFDGQIGQPAYSASKGGVHAMTLPVARELARHGIRVCTIAPGIMETPMLMGLPQAAQDSLGQQVPFPSRLGRPDEYAALVQQIAENGYLNGETIRLDGAIRMAPK
- a CDS encoding aminoglycoside 3'-phosphotransferase; translated protein: MSIPGQAVEIPAVVRSLAGDAALTPVWVNGIGGLTFRTDDGRYIKWGPHDAEANMRDEAERMRWARRWIEVPEVLDQGQDATHEWLVTAALPGVSAVDPRWADEPATAVRAVGRALRSLHDALPVERCPWDWSPQWRISNALERGVVVPDDLHTPPSIDRLVVCHGDACMPNTLLDDEGRPLAHVDLAALGVADRWADLAAASMSTEWNVGPGWADALIEAYGVAPDRERLEYYRRLWNET
- a CDS encoding hemolysin family protein, whose translation is MGDLAVNIALVFVFVLVGGVFAATEMALVTLRESQLNAIAARGKRGEKVAGLARNPNTFLSAVQIGVTVAGFASAAYGATSIAPSVAPLLENLGVAAPLALTLATVLLTLVIAYLSLVLGELVPKRLAIQRNAQFAYAVAPVLDGFATVMRPVIWLLSVSTNAVVRLLGGDPNKAADELSDEELRDIVATHQSLPDEERRILDDVLSLRGRQVSEVMRPRPEVVALDGAAPLAEAIAQVRELPFSRYPVIDASLDDIVGFVHVRDLFEAAAADAERPVVELMRPVEYVPSTAGVLPTLTRLRASSHHIAVVVDEYGGTDGIVTLEDLVEEVVGEIFDEYDTEERMPAAGGALDGRLNLQDFAEITGIALPRGASDTVAGFVTEMLGRLAVVGDAVEVPGATIRVTAVDRRRISEIRVALHEGADAPVESAGGN
- a CDS encoding TerC family protein, which produces MNITPLVWIITIAVTIAFFVYEFFAHVRKPHEPTIGESARWSAFYIGLALLFGVGIGTVSGWTYGGEYFAGYLTEKALSIDNLFVFLIVMTGFAVPRKYQQKVLMIGIVIALIMRGAFIALGAALIENYSWIFYLFGALLLFLAYRQAFAHGESDPANGRFMRLVRRVLPVSNEYNGDRLTVRRDGKRFFTPMFLVIIAIGFIDLIFAVDSIPAIYGLTEEAYIVFTANAFALMGLRQLYFLIGGLLERLVYLAQGLAVILAFIGVKLVLHAMHVNELPFINGGEPMLWAPEIPIWFSLVFIGATIAVATVASLMKTRRDDRIDAAASSTSAPLTTDTQKEHS